Sequence from the Candidatus Methylacidiphilales bacterium genome:
CCGGATGCTGGTCTCGCCGAATCACCCAGGAACACCGCCTCGTCTATCGCGTCACGGACGATCGAATCTACTACCTTCAAGCCCGCTACCACTACTGACTTTTGAACCCTCGCGATACGTGTGCCGATCGAATCGGGCGAAGAGCAGCCTGGCAAACTCGGCTCAGCTCAGCAAAGAGCTTCCTTCGCTCGGCTCGGGAACGACTCCAAGCCTGGCTTAGGTACAATCACAACTCATGACCAAAACTTTGGGCCACCTGGCCTGGGGAGCCATCGCCGTGCTCGGCGCGTATGCCTTCATGGGCATCGCCCTCAATCGCGGCGAACCCGTCAACTCCATCTGGCTCGTCATTGCCAGCGTCTGCCTTTATCTCATCGGCTTCCGTTTCTACGCCAAATTCATCGCCGCCAAGGTCATGATCTTGAGCGACGCACGCGCCACCCCCGCCGAACGCCTGCGCGACGGCCACGACTACGAACCCACCAACAAGTGGATCGTCTTTGGCCACCATTTCGCCGCCATCGCCGGCCCCGGCCCCCTCGTCGGACCAACCCTCGCCGCCCAATTCGGCTACCTCCCCGGCACCCTCTGGATCATCATCGGCGCCGTCCTCGGCGGCTGCGTGCAGGACTTCATCATCCTCTTCGGCTCCATGCGCCGCGACGGTAAATCGCTCGGCCAGATGGCCCGCGAAGAGATCGGCAAAGTCGGCGGCTTCACGGCGCTCGTCACTGTCCTGCTCATCATGATCATCCTCCTCGCCGTCGTCGCCCTCGTCGTCGTCAACGCGCTCAAGGACTCTGCCTGGGGCCTGTTCACCATCGCCGCCACCATGCCCATCGCCATCTTCATGGGCATCTACTTGCGCTATCTGCGCCCCGGCAAGGTCCTCGAAATTTCCGTCATCGGATTCCTCCTCGTCCTCGCCAGCATCTTCGGCGGCCAATGGGTCGCGGGCAACGCCGCCTGGGCGCCGTGGTTCACCTACGGCGGCATCGCCATCGCCTGGATGGTCATCATCTACGGCTTCTTCGCCAGCGCCCTCCCCGTGTGGCTCCTCCTCGCCCCGCGCGATTACCTCTCGACGTTCGTCAAACTCGGCGTCGTCCTTATGCTCGGCGTCGGCATCCTCTTCGTCCGCCCCGAACTCCAAATGCCGCCGCTCACGCGGTTCACCGATGGCGCCGGACCCATCTTCGCCGGCAAGGTCTTCCCGTTCTGCTTCATCACCATTGCCTGCGGCGCGATTTCGGGCTTCCATTCGCTCATCTCCAGCGGCACCACGCCCAAGCTCATCGAACGCGAATGGCATGCCTGGCCCGTCGGCTACGGCGCCATGGCGCTCGAGAGCTTCGTCGCCATCATGGCCATGATCGCCGCCTGCGTCCTCGAACCCGGCGTCTACTTCGCCGTCAACTCGCCCGCCGGAATCGTCGGCGGAACCGCTCAGCAAGCCGTCGCCACCATCAGCGGCTGGGGCTTCCCCGTCGCCACCGAAACCATGGCCTCACTCGCCGCCGACGTTGGCGAAGAAACCCTCTTCTACCGCACCGGTGGCGCTCCCTCGCTCGCCCTCGGCATGGCCCACATCTTCGCCAACTCAGGCGGCGGTCGCGCCTTCCTCGGCTTCTGGTATCACTTCGCCATCATGTTCGAGGCCCTCTTCATCCTCACCACCCTCGACGCTGGAACGCGGGTGGGCCGCTTCATCCTCCAGGATTTGCTCGGCCACATTTCCCCCCGTCTGGCCGACACCCGCTCCTGGTGGGCCAACATCCTCGCCACCGCACTGCTTGTCTCCGCCTGGGGCTTTTTTCTCTACCAGGGGGCCCTCGACCCGGCCGGCATTGCCAAGAGCCTCTGGCCCATCTTCGGCATCTCCAACCAATTGCTCGCCGTCATCGCCCTCTGCCTCGGGACGGTCATCCTGGTCAAGATGGGGCGGGTCCGCTACTGCGCCGTCACCGTCGCCCCCCTGATCTTCCTCACCGGCGTCACCTATACCGCCGGATGGATGAAAATCTTCTCCCCCGGGGCGGCCGGATTCCTCCCGGCCATCCGCACGCTCGAAGCCCGGATCGCCGGCGGCCTCGAGGGCCCCGCCTTGGCCGCCGCCCAGACCGCCCTGCTCAATGCCCGCATCGACCTCGCCCTCACGGCCGCCTTCCTGATCCTCGTCACGATCATCGTCCTCGGTTCAGCCCGCGAGTGTTTCCTCCTGTTGACGGGACGGAAGACCAACGTCCTGCGCGAAAGCCCCTACGTCCGTCTCCCTCTTCCACACCCAGCGGGCGACCCGGCCTGATTTCGCGCTTTGACGGATGCTCCCGTCCCTACATGCTGCCTCCCATGCCCCGCACCCCCAATCCGGTCCTGCTGCTCCTCTCCGCTCTGATCGTCCCGGCCGCACTCCCATTCACGGTGCACAGCGCCGTGGTTCCCCATCTGGTGGAACTGACCGAAACGCGCACCTCGGACCCCGCCGCGGCCGAGCTCCGCCTCTGGATCGAACTCGAGGGGGAGATCCTCAGCGACGCCCTGGAATACGACAACTTGAGCCTGGTCCGGGCGGTCGACGACACCGGAGCCAATCTGGCCCCGCCCCCGGTCGACGCCGCACCGGCGCGCCTGCAAAAAAATCCCGCCACGCCCAATGCTCCGGCCGGGAAGTTCCCGATCGT
This genomic interval carries:
- a CDS encoding carbon starvation CstA family protein, with translation MTKTLGHLAWGAIAVLGAYAFMGIALNRGEPVNSIWLVIASVCLYLIGFRFYAKFIAAKVMILSDARATPAERLRDGHDYEPTNKWIVFGHHFAAIAGPGPLVGPTLAAQFGYLPGTLWIIIGAVLGGCVQDFIILFGSMRRDGKSLGQMAREEIGKVGGFTALVTVLLIMIILLAVVALVVVNALKDSAWGLFTIAATMPIAIFMGIYLRYLRPGKVLEISVIGFLLVLASIFGGQWVAGNAAWAPWFTYGGIAIAWMVIIYGFFASALPVWLLLAPRDYLSTFVKLGVVLMLGVGILFVRPELQMPPLTRFTDGAGPIFAGKVFPFCFITIACGAISGFHSLISSGTTPKLIEREWHAWPVGYGAMALESFVAIMAMIAACVLEPGVYFAVNSPAGIVGGTAQQAVATISGWGFPVATETMASLAADVGEETLFYRTGGAPSLALGMAHIFANSGGGRAFLGFWYHFAIMFEALFILTTLDAGTRVGRFILQDLLGHISPRLADTRSWWANILATALLVSAWGFFLYQGALDPAGIAKSLWPIFGISNQLLAVIALCLGTVILVKMGRVRYCAVTVAPLIFLTGVTYTAGWMKIFSPGAAGFLPAIRTLEARIAGGLEGPALAAAQTALLNARIDLALTAAFLILVTIIVLGSARECFLLLTGRKTNVLRESPYVRLPLPHPAGDPA
- a CDS encoding type II toxin-antitoxin system YoeB family toxin produces the protein GCWSRRITQEHRLVYRVTDDRIYYLQARYHY